In one window of bacterium DNA:
- a CDS encoding VOC family protein produces the protein MNITDGLIVFLGTDDLEATHTFYHDVLGLELDRDQGVCRIYRVPGGGCLGFCTHVPVARDARSPIITLLVEDVARSHETLLKRGATPEAPPAYNEKYRIEHFFLSDPNGYAVEIQRFVARES, from the coding sequence ATGAATATCACAGATGGCCTAATCGTCTTCCTTGGCACCGATGACCTGGAAGCAACCCATACGTTCTATCACGATGTGCTCGGCCTGGAACTCGATCGCGACCAGGGCGTCTGTCGAATCTACCGCGTGCCCGGTGGAGGATGCCTGGGCTTCTGTACTCATGTTCCGGTGGCGCGAGATGCGCGTTCGCCGATCATAACCCTTCTGGTCGAGGACGTAGCCCGATCGCACGAAACGCTCCTGAAGAGGGGGGCAACTCCGGAAGCCCCTCCCGCCTACAATGAGAAGTATCGGATCGAACACTTCTTCCTTTCCGATCCAAATGGCTACGCCGTGGAGATTCAGCGATTCGTGGCGCGAGAATCCTAG
- the mtnN gene encoding 5'-methylthioadenosine/S-adenosylhomocysteine nucleosidase, with amino-acid sequence MTPTRRMPLYSTHGRMTADRCRHRPQAPAKALFLFACLLILLFHALPSSARSDIAFLVSLDEQESAARSVIRTAGQPVRDQGIKITHGYYRGTKVHIARTGAGLVPTAQTTTFLLARYPVDCVLSYGVAGSLAGASPGSLFIANDVRQHNRGTAGLGGGKGLPNPIPENTDSDQFAEEMALLAACVAKKFTQLDVAVTTGTLVCGDEFIASVQRRAELRDDFDAAAVDMNGTGITIPCQRSETPYVVVRRFTDMADESAPLEFSTNTRIPIQELDSHVTQMLLDAWIDNRSLDGCRKQVRP; translated from the coding sequence TTGACGCCGACCCGTCGAATGCCGCTTTACTCAACGCACGGCCGCATGACGGCAGATAGGTGCCGCCATCGGCCTCAAGCGCCTGCAAAGGCGCTTTTTCTTTTTGCCTGCCTCCTGATCCTCCTCTTTCACGCACTTCCTTCTTCGGCCCGGTCCGACATCGCGTTTCTCGTCTCCTTGGACGAGCAGGAATCCGCCGCACGTTCGGTCATCCGAACGGCAGGACAACCCGTTCGAGATCAGGGCATCAAGATCACACATGGCTACTATAGGGGCACCAAAGTCCACATCGCCCGAACGGGCGCGGGCCTGGTTCCGACAGCGCAGACGACGACTTTTCTCCTCGCTCGCTATCCGGTGGATTGTGTCCTCTCCTATGGCGTCGCAGGGAGCCTGGCCGGGGCTTCGCCCGGGTCACTGTTCATTGCGAACGACGTGAGGCAACACAATCGCGGCACTGCTGGGCTGGGGGGGGGCAAAGGCCTGCCGAATCCTATCCCCGAGAACACAGATTCCGATCAATTTGCCGAAGAAATGGCGCTACTGGCCGCATGCGTGGCCAAGAAATTCACGCAACTCGACGTTGCGGTTACCACGGGAACGCTCGTTTGCGGAGACGAGTTCATCGCCTCTGTCCAGCGACGTGCCGAGCTGCGAGATGATTTCGATGCCGCCGCGGTGGATATGAACGGAACCGGAATCACGATTCCCTGCCAGCGATCGGAGACCCCGTATGTTGTCGTTCGTCGATTTACGGACATGGCAGATGAATCGGCGCCGCTGGAGTTCTCAACGAACACCAGGATTCCCATCCAAGAACTGGATTCACATGTGACACAAATGCTCCTTGACGCCTGGATTGACAACCGGTCTCTAGATGGTTGTAGAAAACAGGTACGACCGTAA